A window of the Fundidesulfovibrio magnetotacticus genome harbors these coding sequences:
- a CDS encoding response regulator — MDEKIRQHNAFAVLFEDLVTSIMALADSPSRCCEYIASQVRELLAVQTVVVMECAHFTGVGAHTILAVLPERRRGLASRPEVQQLAVFSHEIDKAKFIRVGDPSEPGGELLLHLGVGDSLVVPLQYSGLRIGVILLLGVMDVSGIDSIVSTLCRLSPILALILRNAHLYQNLEQEVAKRTEELKASEGRYAAQAELAKTLINAGSSLEGIAAIVHSWALKVTGSRCGFASSIDHSTGNNIGHTLSDMMEDGSCYVTEKPIAFPKGPGGYGGLWGHALNTRRPFYTNAPSRHGSFKGLPHGHVPIEQFLAVPALYEGNLVGEIALANPGRDYNDDDLKAVEVLADLFAIAVARMKDRTDILNAKLQAEAANRAKSEFLANMSHEIRTPLNGILGMLQLLQTTAQDDEQKQYVLTAIRSSKRLASLLSDILDLSRIEVGKMSLREERFETRLLKEAVFDLFSLAAKEKGLALEFVIDERLPHVLMGDEARVRQILFNLIGNAIKFTQAGRVLTEMSPLQVVQQGTCRVLITVSDTGIGIDDALAKSIFEPFVQAENSYVRRYQGAGLGLSIVARLVRLLGGEIAIESEVGAGTTIYLSIPFKMPPLHPPVPLARTPFDSTGVSWRILITEDDAVTRLTLKRLLEKAGHSVSVAEHGADALRILEQEQFDLILMDIQMPVMDGMEATRAIRFNDRFEAIREIPIIAITAYAMTGDREKFLDAGMNDYISKPVDIVELKAIIAKVMGKVNAVEVV, encoded by the coding sequence ATGGATGAGAAGATCCGCCAGCATAACGCGTTCGCGGTTCTCTTTGAGGACTTGGTGACGAGCATCATGGCCCTGGCCGATTCCCCAAGCCGGTGTTGCGAATACATTGCCAGCCAGGTTCGCGAGCTTCTGGCCGTGCAGACCGTGGTCGTCATGGAATGCGCGCACTTCACAGGCGTTGGAGCGCACACCATCCTTGCGGTTCTTCCAGAGCGCCGCCGCGGGCTGGCCTCAAGGCCTGAGGTCCAGCAGCTTGCCGTTTTCAGCCATGAGATAGACAAGGCCAAATTCATCAGGGTCGGCGACCCTTCCGAACCGGGAGGCGAACTGCTCCTGCACCTCGGGGTGGGAGACTCCCTCGTGGTGCCGCTTCAGTATTCAGGCCTTCGCATTGGCGTCATTCTCCTGCTTGGGGTCATGGATGTGAGCGGCATCGACTCCATCGTGAGCACGCTCTGTCGTCTCTCTCCCATCTTGGCGCTCATCCTGCGCAACGCCCATCTGTACCAGAACTTGGAACAAGAGGTGGCCAAACGCACCGAAGAGTTGAAAGCGAGCGAGGGACGCTACGCCGCCCAGGCCGAACTCGCCAAGACACTCATCAATGCCGGATCCAGCCTGGAAGGGATAGCAGCCATAGTCCACTCCTGGGCTTTGAAGGTCACAGGAAGCCGCTGCGGGTTTGCATCCTCAATAGACCATTCCACGGGAAACAACATAGGGCACACCCTTTCCGACATGATGGAGGACGGCTCCTGCTACGTCACAGAAAAGCCTATCGCCTTTCCTAAAGGCCCCGGAGGGTATGGCGGACTGTGGGGCCACGCGCTCAATACCCGTCGGCCATTCTACACGAACGCTCCCTCCCGCCACGGGTCCTTCAAGGGGCTTCCCCATGGACATGTACCCATCGAACAATTTCTCGCCGTACCGGCCCTTTACGAGGGGAATCTCGTGGGCGAGATCGCCCTGGCAAATCCTGGCCGCGACTACAATGATGATGACTTGAAGGCGGTTGAAGTTCTTGCCGACCTCTTCGCGATAGCGGTGGCCCGCATGAAGGACAGGACAGACATCTTGAACGCCAAGTTGCAGGCCGAAGCCGCCAATCGTGCCAAATCAGAGTTCCTGGCCAACATGAGCCACGAAATCCGCACGCCCCTCAATGGAATCCTTGGCATGCTCCAGTTGCTTCAGACCACTGCTCAAGATGACGAGCAGAAGCAGTACGTCCTGACGGCCATCCGCTCCTCCAAACGGTTGGCCAGCCTTCTCTCGGACATCCTGGACCTGTCACGAATCGAAGTGGGCAAGATGAGCCTGCGCGAAGAGCGATTCGAAACGAGGCTTCTTAAAGAAGCCGTATTTGACCTTTTCTCACTTGCGGCCAAGGAAAAGGGGCTTGCTCTGGAATTCGTTATTGACGAGCGACTGCCGCACGTCCTGATGGGGGACGAAGCGCGTGTCAGGCAGATTCTCTTTAACCTCATAGGCAACGCCATTAAGTTCACCCAGGCAGGACGCGTGTTGACGGAAATGTCACCCTTACAAGTTGTCCAGCAAGGAACGTGTCGGGTCCTGATCACGGTGAGCGATACTGGCATCGGCATCGATGACGCTCTAGCCAAGAGCATTTTTGAGCCTTTTGTTCAAGCGGAGAACAGTTATGTCAGGCGCTACCAGGGGGCTGGCCTCGGCCTCTCCATCGTGGCTCGACTGGTGAGGTTACTCGGAGGGGAAATAGCTATCGAAAGTGAAGTGGGTGCTGGGACTACTATTTATTTATCCATCCCCTTCAAGATGCCACCACTGCACCCTCCGGTTCCCTTGGCACGGACGCCATTTGACTCCACTGGAGTAAGTTGGCGAATTCTCATTACGGAAGATGACGCCGTGACTCGTCTCACCCTCAAGCGTCTTCTGGAAAAGGCTGGACACAGCGTGAGCGTGGCAGAGCATGGGGCAGACGCGTTGCGGATTCTTGAACAGGAGCAGTTCGACCTGATACTCATGGACATCCAGATGCCCGTGATGGACGGAATGGAAGCTACCCGCGCAATCCGCTTCAATGACCGGTTCGAGGCGATCCGCGAAATCCCGATCATAGCCATAACCGCCTATGCCATGACCGGTGATCGCGAGAAGTTCCTTGATGCCGGGATGAACGACTACATCTCCAAACCCGTGGACATTGTGGAACTGAAGGCGATCATTGCCAAGGTGATGGGCAAGGTCAATGCTGTAGAGGTCGTCTAG
- a CDS encoding DUF1638 domain-containing protein: protein MKTATAEILLVSCGIFREELARLGPSVMGQARLMFLDSMLHMRPAKLDEILLGLAKNEDRRMALVYGDCCPHMADLTRLPSIRKVRGVNCCDIILGQTMYRQLRREGVFFFLPEWTSRWEEVFRVELGLKDRPLAREFMHEMHTRLMYLDTGLADVPTRTLRDIEAFFDMPVEVRPIGLEHLERGVMDVIRRLG from the coding sequence ATGAAAACGGCCACAGCAGAGATCCTGCTCGTGAGTTGCGGAATCTTCCGCGAAGAGCTTGCACGCCTCGGTCCCTCCGTGATGGGACAGGCGCGACTGATGTTTCTGGACTCCATGCTGCACATGCGCCCGGCCAAACTCGATGAGATACTACTGGGGCTGGCCAAGAACGAAGACCGGCGCATGGCGTTGGTATATGGCGACTGCTGCCCCCACATGGCAGATTTGACAAGGCTGCCAAGCATCAGGAAGGTCCGGGGGGTCAATTGCTGCGACATCATCCTGGGCCAGACCATGTACCGCCAGTTGCGGCGTGAGGGGGTGTTCTTCTTCCTGCCGGAATGGACTTCGCGCTGGGAGGAGGTGTTCCGGGTGGAGCTTGGCCTCAAGGACCGACCGCTGGCAAGGGAGTTCATGCACGAGATGCACACGCGGCTCATGTACCTGGACACGGGGCTGGCCGACGTTCCGACCAGAACCTTGAGAGACATCGAGGCGTTCTTCGACATGCCCGTCGAGGTCCGGCCAATCGGGCTTGAACACCTGGAGCGAGGGGTGATGGATGTCATCCGGAGGCTCGGCTAG
- a CDS encoding uroporphyrinogen decarboxylase family protein yields the protein MNSLDRVFAAVKGEPADRRAFSLVLSLYGAKLTGCSLSEYYSKPEAYLAGQRAVVDLVDPDILFTPFALTLEAQAFGCTLKHFDTAPPNVIRPACKGLNDLATLRAPDMAKDPGLRYLVESTRLLAREFGGEKPIAAVLTAPMDLPALLVTIGEWIEALLFNFEVRDELLGRASNHFVALASAMLEAGASFVATPAVFINPRFLTPGMVREHVVPPLSSAFSRVPGPIVFHHGGNPLAAHLDMFKTLPNVLGFALDHRDSFAEARAIVGDNPVLLGNLSGPHLPGLSPEGAYDRTQAILSEREADPRFIFCTSSADVPWSTPLETVKAVGRAVRDAGREMT from the coding sequence ATGAACTCGCTCGACCGCGTCTTTGCGGCGGTGAAGGGCGAGCCTGCCGACCGCCGCGCTTTCTCCCTCGTCTTGAGCCTTTACGGGGCGAAACTCACGGGATGTAGCCTGTCGGAGTATTACTCCAAGCCGGAAGCGTACCTGGCCGGCCAGAGGGCCGTGGTGGACCTTGTAGACCCGGACATCCTGTTCACACCATTCGCCCTGACGCTCGAGGCGCAGGCTTTCGGCTGCACCCTGAAGCACTTCGACACAGCGCCGCCGAACGTCATCCGCCCCGCCTGCAAGGGGCTGAACGATCTTGCTACGCTGCGTGCACCGGACATGGCAAAGGATCCTGGGCTTCGGTATCTGGTGGAATCCACGAGGCTCCTGGCGCGAGAGTTTGGAGGAGAAAAACCCATCGCCGCCGTGCTCACCGCGCCTATGGATCTGCCCGCGCTGCTGGTGACCATCGGAGAGTGGATCGAGGCCCTGCTTTTCAACTTCGAGGTGAGGGACGAATTGCTGGGCAGAGCCAGCAATCATTTTGTGGCTCTGGCCTCTGCAATGCTGGAGGCTGGCGCCAGTTTCGTAGCCACCCCGGCAGTGTTTATCAACCCGCGCTTTCTCACCCCGGGCATGGTGCGCGAGCATGTGGTCCCTCCCCTCTCAAGCGCTTTCTCTCGGGTTCCAGGCCCCATTGTCTTCCACCACGGCGGAAATCCACTGGCCGCACACCTCGACATGTTCAAAACCCTACCCAATGTGCTGGGCTTCGCCCTGGACCACCGCGACAGCTTCGCCGAAGCGCGCGCAATCGTCGGGGACAATCCGGTGCTTTTAGGCAACTTGAGCGGCCCACACCTTCCCGGCCTTTCTCCTGAAGGAGCCTACGACCGGACCCAAGCCATTCTGTCGGAGCGCGAGGCCGACCCCCGCTTTATATTCTGCACCAGCAGCGCCGATGTCCCCTGGAGTACCCCCTTGGAAACGGTCAAGGCCGTGGGCCGGGCCGTGCGGGACGCTGGCAGGGAGATGACATGA
- a CDS encoding cobalamin B12-binding domain-containing protein — MTQDLQDLQEALFEQIIEARRDKAVELLDSVGAGKGFSYAVHEVLEPVLVEIGERWAKDKLSLAQGYVAGKVAEDILFKMAKASPQSDGEKKGPVVIGNIEDDHHALGRKMVAVFLAAAGWGVVDLGNDVPPIDFVDKAEELGARIIGVSAMMLTTAENIILVRQEIDRRGLSGRVQLAIGGAVINLRPELVDTVGGDGTCASAIQAPALFDILWARSLAVGEVSP; from the coding sequence TTGACCCAAGATCTTCAGGATCTCCAAGAGGCGTTGTTTGAGCAGATCATCGAGGCTAGGCGTGACAAAGCCGTGGAACTGCTGGATTCTGTGGGCGCGGGCAAAGGCTTCAGCTATGCCGTGCATGAGGTTCTGGAGCCGGTGCTTGTGGAGATCGGCGAGCGCTGGGCCAAAGACAAGCTCTCGCTTGCCCAAGGGTATGTTGCTGGGAAAGTGGCCGAAGATATCCTCTTCAAAATGGCCAAGGCGTCCCCACAGTCTGACGGAGAGAAGAAAGGCCCTGTGGTCATCGGCAACATTGAGGACGACCACCATGCCCTGGGCAGAAAGATGGTGGCCGTATTCCTTGCCGCAGCCGGATGGGGGGTGGTGGATCTGGGTAACGATGTGCCGCCCATTGATTTCGTGGACAAGGCAGAGGAGTTGGGTGCCCGCATAATCGGCGTGTCGGCCATGATGCTGACCACGGCGGAGAACATCATCCTCGTCCGTCAGGAGATCGACCGCAGGGGGCTTTCCGGGCGGGTGCAGCTGGCCATTGGAGGGGCGGTCATCAACTTGCGCCCCGAGTTGGTGGACACGGTGGGCGGCGACGGAACATGCGCCAGCGCGATCCAGGCCCCGGCCCTGTTTGATATCCTCTGGGCCAGATCACTTGCTGTGGGAGAGGTGTCGCCATGA
- a CDS encoding tyrosine-type recombinase/integrase, whose amino-acid sequence MKAELYDAEIKLAKKRGQSVPGNKPRTGLYFDELGQLYVDQLRAAGRSAGHVKNMVTLLNGIYVPGLPDKPVADFTFEDVLVFAGRFEGKAQSTRNRYMDYLNAILNFGVSSKLIPANPLAGWKKPREAKRDVQLTVEDLGRIIAAAEPHLAWALDVAFNTGVRTGESELLALKWSQVDFTQGEIKVYAPKTRTWRVVPLKPEFLERLKAMKAEAATPFLIEFKSRPVKTLRRSFKTACEKAGIDYPVRFYDVRHLYCTTLLNNGADLAAVSKLMGHSTIKMTADTYYHFNKIEQARAVGLLPNISKQP is encoded by the coding sequence ATGAAGGCCGAGCTGTATGACGCCGAGATCAAGCTCGCCAAGAAGCGCGGCCAGAGCGTCCCCGGGAACAAGCCACGGACGGGTCTCTACTTCGACGAGCTTGGTCAGCTGTATGTTGATCAGCTCCGGGCTGCCGGGCGGTCGGCGGGCCACGTCAAAAACATGGTGACCCTGTTGAACGGCATTTACGTGCCTGGACTGCCGGACAAGCCCGTGGCGGATTTCACGTTCGAGGACGTCCTGGTTTTCGCGGGCCGTTTCGAGGGCAAGGCCCAGAGCACTCGGAACAGGTACATGGATTACTTGAACGCCATTCTCAACTTCGGCGTGTCGTCCAAGTTGATCCCGGCGAACCCCCTGGCCGGTTGGAAGAAGCCTCGGGAAGCCAAGCGGGACGTCCAGCTTACTGTCGAAGACTTGGGCCGGATCATCGCCGCCGCCGAACCCCATCTTGCCTGGGCGCTCGATGTCGCCTTCAACACCGGGGTCAGGACCGGCGAGAGCGAACTCCTGGCCCTCAAGTGGAGCCAGGTCGATTTCACCCAGGGCGAGATCAAGGTCTACGCGCCCAAGACCCGGACCTGGAGGGTCGTCCCGCTGAAGCCGGAGTTCTTGGAGCGGCTGAAGGCCATGAAGGCCGAGGCCGCGACGCCCTTCCTGATCGAGTTCAAGAGCCGTCCCGTGAAGACCTTGCGGAGGTCCTTCAAGACTGCCTGCGAGAAGGCCGGGATAGATTATCCAGTACGATTCTACGACGTGCGCCACCTGTACTGCACGACACTGTTGAACAACGGCGCAGATTTGGCCGCCGTGAGCAAGCTCATGGGGCACTCCACGATCAAGATGACGGCAGACACGTATTACCATTTCAATAAGATTGAGCAGGCTCGTGCAGTGGGCCTCCTCCCGAACATTTCCAAGCAGCCGTAG
- a CDS encoding helix-turn-helix domain-containing protein → MVFSSFLTTAEAAAYLGYGLRAFRDLYKRYSLPTYGPRRNRFRKEDLDLFMAAPVTFMEKSVTLRRSRKSIV, encoded by the coding sequence ATGGTTTTTTCTTCGTTCCTGACGACGGCTGAAGCTGCCGCGTATCTGGGCTACGGCCTCCGTGCCTTCCGCGACCTCTACAAACGCTACTCCCTCCCGACTTACGGCCCCAGGCGGAACAGGTTCCGCAAGGAAGACCTGGACCTGTTCATGGCCGCCCCCGTGACTTTCATGGAAAAGTCGGTGACCCTCCGGCGATCCCGGAAGAGCATCGTCTAG
- a CDS encoding tyrosine-type recombinase/integrase, which translates to MKVEPFIDLKDVKSIKKLLKDNPRDRLLFIMGINSGLRVQDLLELKVADVLGVKVGDRIAIREKKTGKDNVLIFNKEIMDAITGYLAAVSPEPYHFLFKSRKGKNYPLTTFAVTKYVKEWAAALNLKGNFGAHTLRKTWCYQQRKTFGVSWEVIAKRLNHSSPAITRRYLGIQEEEVEEILMNTI; encoded by the coding sequence ATGAAAGTCGAACCATTCATAGACTTGAAGGACGTGAAGAGCATCAAGAAGTTGCTCAAGGATAATCCGCGAGATCGGCTGCTCTTCATCATGGGGATCAACTCAGGATTGCGAGTTCAAGACCTTCTTGAACTCAAAGTCGCAGATGTCCTTGGCGTGAAGGTCGGGGACCGGATCGCCATCAGGGAGAAGAAGACCGGCAAGGATAACGTTCTGATCTTCAACAAGGAGATCATGGACGCCATCACCGGCTACTTGGCCGCAGTGTCCCCAGAACCGTACCACTTCCTCTTCAAATCTAGAAAGGGCAAGAACTACCCACTCACCACCTTCGCCGTCACCAAGTACGTGAAGGAGTGGGCGGCGGCGTTGAACCTCAAGGGCAACTTCGGGGCGCACACGCTTCGCAAGACGTGGTGCTACCAACAGCGCAAGACCTTCGGCGTAAGCTGGGAGGTGATCGCCAAGAGGCTCAACCACTCGAGCCCGGCCATCACGCGTCGGTACCTGGGCATCCAGGAGGAGGAAGTAGAGGAAATTCTGATGAATACCATCTAG
- a CDS encoding DUF6573 family protein, translating to MPFSDFEIIYSYTRAQALDDGVLVDISAAAREYGFKLPTAVTDNLFHGHVVPPEGLEGEGQSVEGRLHDLLSLAMIAARRGMNHNRVEFEVLFLMRPGGREKVTVILHVGPGDQGEAVLTLMLPGDE from the coding sequence ATGCCTTTTTCCGACTTCGAAATCATCTACAGCTACACGCGCGCCCAAGCCTTGGATGACGGCGTGCTCGTCGACATCAGCGCCGCCGCCCGCGAGTATGGCTTCAAACTGCCCACGGCGGTCACGGACAACCTCTTCCACGGGCACGTCGTGCCACCGGAGGGCCTGGAGGGAGAGGGTCAGAGCGTTGAGGGCCGCCTCCATGATCTTCTCTCCCTGGCGATGATCGCGGCCAGGAGGGGCATGAACCATAACCGAGTGGAGTTCGAGGTGCTCTTCCTTATGCGGCCAGGGGGGCGGGAGAAGGTCACGGTGATCCTCCACGTCGGCCCTGGCGACCAGGGGGAGGCTGTCCTGACCCTGATGTTGCCCGGAGATGAATAA
- a CDS encoding sugar ABC transporter substrate-binding protein, which translates to MHKCAFIIFLSLVLLAEAVHAQVKQYRVGVLYWSMNIPGQVAMREGLEQEAQRINDAAKASGKPSVVLEAKVAGDGEQGIENQVRQMKEFITAKVDMIIVQPTDNAALADPLIAANNANIPVVAYDQYISRGKLAAYRTSDNYQAGFLGGEYIAARFKDKPEIKLVLVEYPHVSSTVERVNGFLDALAQSKRSYKLLKSYSAVEPVAGKKVAGDILREFPEQGSIDVVFTVNDGGGLEVVNGLGNAGRTEIQVATVDGDPASVGNIRAGWLTVIDAAQFCGPLGAETMRAAYAVLSGENPPQHALVPVFPITQETLAAYPGWMGPLPESFAKPWPSVVPLWENTLRVVKP; encoded by the coding sequence ATGCACAAGTGCGCTTTCATTATCTTCCTCAGCCTTGTCTTGCTGGCCGAAGCGGTTCACGCGCAAGTCAAACAGTACAGGGTTGGCGTGTTGTACTGGTCCATGAACATTCCTGGGCAGGTTGCCATGCGCGAAGGCCTGGAACAGGAGGCCCAGCGCATAAACGATGCCGCTAAAGCCAGCGGGAAACCCAGTGTGGTTCTTGAGGCCAAAGTGGCAGGCGACGGCGAGCAGGGCATCGAGAACCAGGTTCGCCAGATGAAGGAGTTCATCACTGCCAAGGTGGACATGATCATCGTTCAGCCAACGGACAACGCCGCCCTGGCCGATCCTCTGATCGCGGCCAACAACGCCAATATCCCCGTTGTTGCCTACGACCAGTACATAAGCCGGGGGAAGCTGGCAGCCTACAGGACGTCGGACAACTACCAGGCCGGTTTTCTTGGTGGGGAATACATCGCCGCGCGCTTTAAGGACAAGCCGGAGATCAAGCTGGTTCTTGTGGAATACCCACACGTTTCGTCCACCGTTGAGAGAGTGAACGGCTTTCTCGACGCTCTGGCACAGTCAAAAAGATCCTACAAGCTCTTGAAGAGCTACTCCGCTGTGGAACCTGTGGCAGGCAAAAAGGTCGCCGGAGACATTCTGCGGGAGTTCCCGGAACAAGGAAGCATCGACGTCGTCTTTACAGTGAACGATGGCGGCGGACTGGAAGTGGTTAATGGTCTTGGCAACGCGGGCCGTACGGAAATCCAGGTGGCCACGGTGGATGGGGACCCAGCCTCGGTGGGCAACATTCGGGCGGGCTGGCTAACCGTGATCGACGCGGCCCAGTTTTGCGGCCCCTTGGGCGCTGAAACCATGCGGGCGGCATACGCCGTGCTGAGCGGCGAGAATCCGCCCCAGCACGCCCTGGTGCCGGTATTTCCCATAACGCAAGAGACGCTCGCGGCGTATCCCGGCTGGATGGGCCCATTGCCTGAATCATTTGCAAAGCCCTGGCCCAGTGTCGTCCCCCTGTGGGAAAACACACTGCGCGTGGTTAAGCCTTAG